The region GCCGTACCTGGCGGGGCGGTGCCAGTATGTGCCCGGTGTGGGGCAGCGCTGCCCTGGCTGCACGACGGCACCGATGACAGTTTCGCCCAGGACATCCAGGCAGGCGTGCCGGTCCTGGTGGACTTCTGGGCGCCGTGGTGCGGTCCCTGCCGGGTGGTGGGTCCCATGCTTGAGCAGATTGCGCGCGAGCGCCCAGGACAGGTACGGATCGTCAAGGTCAATGTGGACGACAACCCCCAGACGCCCTCTCAGTTTCAGGTGCAGGGCATTCCTACCATGATTATTTTCAGGAATGGCCAGCCAGTGGACCGTGTGGTCGGCGCCGCCGGCAAAGCCGCTATCGAGGCGCGGCTGTTTCCGTCGTGAACTGAAAGCTCCTGCTTTCTCGCGGCGACGGAGGTTTATCGATCAGGTGCCCGTCCTGAAAGGGAAGAGCCTGAAGAACAACACTTATAGGCGGCCCGCGCTCGCGCCTTAGGAGGCTGCCAGTGTGGGCCGCTGAATTCTAAATCTCGACTATTTGCCGTTCAGGGCGTGCGTCAGGCCTGCAGCCACCTGCTTGGGGTCGGCCTTGCCGCCGGTGGCGCGCATGACCTGTCCTGTAAAGAAGCCCATCAGCGCGGTTCTGCCGCTGCGGTAGGCCTCCACCTTGTCGGGGTTGGCTGCGAGCACAGCCTCGATGGCGCCCTGCAATTCATTCTCGCTGAGGCCAGCATTCAGGCCTTCGCGTTCGATGATTACGGCGGGTGCCTCGCCACTCGCCGCTGAGCGGGTCAGGGTGTCGCGCGCCACCCGAGTGGTGATCTGACCACCCGCCAGAAGGCTGGCCAGCGGAGCAAGGTCAGCAGCGCTGATCTTGACCTGGCCCGCACGCACAAGTCCTGCCATGTCATTCACAGTCCAGGAGGCCACCTGACCGAAGGTCGAATCCGCAAGCGCGTCATTCAGGAAGGTCAGCAGCTGGGGATCACGCGCAAGGGTCCGGGCATCGGCTTCCGCTGCTCCCAGGGCTCGCAGGCGGCTGGCTTCTGCCTCCTGTTCGGGGCTGAGCGCATGCACTTTCTGGGGGGCTGCGGGCGCAGGGTCCTCTTTCGGTGCGGTTTTCCTGGGCGCGGCAGCCTGGGGGGCGGCGGTCTGGGCGCCTTTGCCCCAGGTGTCTTTCAGGGTGATGATCCGTCCGAACACCAGGGCGTCCTCGCGGCTGTCCACCGGATCGCGCCAGAAGTAGCCCTGCCGCTCGAACTGGTAGCGGGTGTCCTGTGGGTCATTGGCCACGCTGGGCTCCACGAAACCCTGGTGCACGCGCAGGCTGTCCGGGTTCAGAAAGCGCAGGAAGCCCGCGTCCAGCGAGGACGCTTCGTTCTCGTGGCTCATGTGCTCGGGGTCAAAGTCCGGCGGATTCAGCTCCGAGCCGCTGTCTTCCGGGTTCTCGCCCTCGGGATTGGGCACGCGGAACAGGCGGTCGTAGAGGCGGAACTCGGCGGGCAGGGCCTGGGCAGCGCTGACCCAGTGGATGACACCGCCCGCTTTGGCTTCCTCGCCCAGCAGGGTGGCGTGCACGCGCGTGACCTGACCGGCTTCATCGGTCTCGAAACGGTCAGCTCGGATAATTCCGGCGCCGCGCAGCCGCACGGTTCCGCCTGGCGTCAGGCGTTTGTAGCCTTTGGGCGGATCAGCGTGAAAATCCTCGCGCTCGATGTACAGCTCGCTGCTCAGCGGAACCTGACGCACCGCCTCTTCCGGCGTCACGCGCCGTCCATCAGGCAGACCGACAAGACCGTCAGGTGAGTCACGGATCACGTCGAAGGGCCAGTAGGGAAGACTCAGGGTCCGGGCACCCTCCAGGTCGCTCAGGGTGACGGGCAGCGGGTCAAGCACGGCCATCACACGCGGCGCCCGGTGATTCAGGTCGTCACGCACGGCATTCTCGTAGACACTGATGTCCACGGTGCGGTTGGTGCGGCTCACGCCGATCTGCGCGGCAAAAGCCCGCACGGCCTCCGGCGTCACGCCCAGTCGGCGCTGGGCCCGCAGCGTCGGCATGCGCGGATCGTCCCAGCCGTTGACGACGCGTTCCTCGATCAGCCGGCGCAGCTTGCGCTTGCTGGTAATGGTGTACTCCAGCCCCCGGCGCCCGAACTCGTACTGGTGCGGCCGGGGCTCGAAGCCCAGCTTGTCCATCAGCCAGTCGTAGATGGCGCGGTTGTCCACGAATTCCAGGCTGCACATGCTGTGTGTGACGCCCTCCAGGGCATCTTGCAGTGGGTGCTGAAAGTCGTACATGGGATAGATGCACCACTGGTTGCCGGTGCGGTAGTGATGGCCGCGCAGGATGCGGTACAGCACCGGGTCGCGCAGTTTCATGTTGGGACTGCCGAGATCGATTTTCGCGCGCAGGGCATGCTGACCATCGGCGAATTCTCCGGCCCGCATGCGCCGGAACAGGTCCAGGTTCTCTTCGGGCGTCCGGTCGCGGTAGGGGCTGGGGCTACCGGGCGTGGTGGCGTTGCCGCGCAGACGGGCCATCTCGTCGGGGGAGACGCTGTCCACGTAGGCGTCACCCTGGGTGATCAGCTGCTCGGCGTAGGCGTAGTAGCGCTCGAAATTGTCCGAGGCGTAGTACAGGTGCTCGCCCCAGTCCCAGCCCAGCCAGCGCAGGTCGTCGGCAATAGCCTCGGCGTATTCCTGGGTGGCCAGCGCGGGATTGGTGTCGTCCATGCGCAGGTGGTAGCGCCCGCCGTACTGCACGGCCGTCTGAAAATCCAGAAAGGAGGCAAACACGTGGCCCAGGTGTGCGTAGCCGCTGGGCTCTGGCGGAAACCGGGTCACGATCTGCGGGTACCGGCCTTCCTGAAGGTCGCGTTCGATGATCTCGGTGATGAAATTGGGACTGACGCGGGCCGCAGGCCTGAAGCCGGAACTGTGCCCGGAATGGCCGGGACCGGCGTGGCCATTGGCAGAAGGGTCGTGGGCCGTCATCCCGTCAGCATATCGCCCTGCACGGATGAAGCGGCATGAAACAACAAAAAGGCGCTCCCGGGACAGGGGAGCGCCGGGCGTAGCCGGGATTCAGGCAGCGGGTTGCTCGCTCACGGCGGGTTCGCTGACCTCACCGCGCCGGGCCCGCGCCGGACGCTCGGTGGGCGCGTCGGTCGGCGTAGCGGCAGGAGCCGCGCCAATGCGGGTCAGGGTATCGGCAAAGGCGCGCAGGGCGTCGCTGCTTTCCAGGTCAGCCACAGCGCGGGCATTCAGGGCCCCCAGTTCTTCGCGGGTCACCGCGTATTCAGGCGCCTCATGGCCTTTGAGGCCCTGCAGCACGCTGTAGGCCGTCCGGGCCTCAATGGTCGCACCTTTGGCGGTGGTCAGCGCCGGCTGCGCACTCATCTCGGTCCCCACCAGGGTGATGTTGTCCGGGGAGATCAGGGTCACCCGGTCGCCCCGTTCCTCCATATGGGCCGCGAGTTGCAGCAGGCTGCGCAGATCGCGCATCCGGGTAAACAGGTCCAGGTGCGCAAGCATGGCGCCGGCTTTTTTCAGGGTATCCATATCCGCATTATTATGTTTAAAGCAGAATTGTCAAGAGGCATTCTTAAGATACGTCAGTTCCGCAGGCTGCTTCGGCCAGCCAGCGTCATCTTGACGTTCAGGGTCTGACTGCCCCGCAGCACCGTCAGCGTCACGGTATCTCCGGGTTGATAGGAGCGCACGGCGTACTGGAACTGGCTGAAGTTCACAATGCGTTTTCCGTTGACAGCCGTTACCACGTCACCCGCCAGCTTGCGACCCTGCGGGTCATAGCGCAACGCCTGCAGACCGGCCTGAGCTGCTGGACTCCCGGGTGTGACTCCCGTAAAGAACGCTCCTGGTGTGTCGCCCAGCCCCAGTTTCAGCAGTTCATTGGCTTCCTTGAAATCCTCGGCGCTGAGTTCGGTCAGCAGCATGAAGTTCCCACTCAGGCTGATGCCGATCACCGGAGCCTCGCGCTTGACTCCACGTTGCAGGTCAGCCACCAGAGAATCGTTGGCAGTCACCGGCACGGCGTAACTGGTGATGTCCTGATTACGCCCCTGCACCGTAATGAAGCTCACGACCCCCGTGACCTCGCCCCGCGGATTGAGTACCGGACCTCCGCTGTCTCCGGGACGCAGCGGCGCGGTAAGTTCCAGGGTTCCGGCCGGAAAGTCGGCGCGCCCGGCGTCGGCGTCCAGGCCGATCAGGCGACCGGTTTTGGCCTGCAGGAAGGCGCCGGCGCCGTTGCCCACCGCCAGAGCGGTCTCTCCGATCTGCGGCCGCGCCGTGGCCAGCGGAAGGAACGGGGTCCCTTTCGGCACGTTGACGCGCAGCAGCGCCACATCACGCTGATCGTCAAACCCCAGAACTTCCACCTTGTACCGCTTCCGGTCGACCGTCACAGCTGAAAGGTTCTTGGCGTCAAACACAACATGGTAGGCCGTCAGGGCAAGCCCGTCGTCGGAAATCAGGAACGCCGTTCCAACGCCGTCAGGATCGGTGCAGTCGTTGGGTGGGCAGTCCTCGATGCGCAGGGTGGCTGGACGTACCTTGG is a window of Deinococcus deserti VCD115 DNA encoding:
- a CDS encoding multidrug DMT transporter, which encodes MDTLKKAGAMLAHLDLFTRMRDLRSLLQLAAHMEERGDRVTLISPDNITLVGTEMSAQPALTTAKGATIEARTAYSVLQGLKGHEAPEYAVTREELGALNARAVADLESSDALRAFADTLTRIGAAPAATPTDAPTERPARARRGEVSEPAVSEQPAA
- a CDS encoding S1C family serine protease, whose protein sequence is MHPSAPGAPVAFRLTRPVLILTLLLTLGPAPATSAQSAEPPAQPAFRQTRPAPAPLNSSELSTLQTLFPKVRPATLRIEDCPPNDCTDPDGVGTAFLISDDGLALTAYHVVFDAKNLSAVTVDRKRYKVEVLGFDDQRDVALLRVNVPKGTPFLPLATARPQIGETALAVGNGAGAFLQAKTGRLIGLDADAGRADFPAGTLELTAPLRPGDSGGPVLNPRGEVTGVVSFITVQGRNQDITSYAVPVTANDSLVADLQRGVKREAPVIGISLSGNFMLLTELSAEDFKEANELLKLGLGDTPGAFFTGVTPGSPAAQAGLQALRYDPQGRKLAGDVVTAVNGKRIVNFSQFQYAVRSYQPGDTVTLTVLRGSQTLNVKMTLAGRSSLRN
- a CDS encoding glutamine--tRNA ligase/YqeY domain fusion protein; translated protein: MTAHDPSANGHAGPGHSGHSSGFRPAARVSPNFITEIIERDLQEGRYPQIVTRFPPEPSGYAHLGHVFASFLDFQTAVQYGGRYHLRMDDTNPALATQEYAEAIADDLRWLGWDWGEHLYYASDNFERYYAYAEQLITQGDAYVDSVSPDEMARLRGNATTPGSPSPYRDRTPEENLDLFRRMRAGEFADGQHALRAKIDLGSPNMKLRDPVLYRILRGHHYRTGNQWCIYPMYDFQHPLQDALEGVTHSMCSLEFVDNRAIYDWLMDKLGFEPRPHQYEFGRRGLEYTITSKRKLRRLIEERVVNGWDDPRMPTLRAQRRLGVTPEAVRAFAAQIGVSRTNRTVDISVYENAVRDDLNHRAPRVMAVLDPLPVTLSDLEGARTLSLPYWPFDVIRDSPDGLVGLPDGRRVTPEEAVRQVPLSSELYIEREDFHADPPKGYKRLTPGGTVRLRGAGIIRADRFETDEAGQVTRVHATLLGEEAKAGGVIHWVSAAQALPAEFRLYDRLFRVPNPEGENPEDSGSELNPPDFDPEHMSHENEASSLDAGFLRFLNPDSLRVHQGFVEPSVANDPQDTRYQFERQGYFWRDPVDSREDALVFGRIITLKDTWGKGAQTAAPQAAAPRKTAPKEDPAPAAPQKVHALSPEQEAEASRLRALGAAEADARTLARDPQLLTFLNDALADSTFGQVASWTVNDMAGLVRAGQVKISAADLAPLASLLAGGQITTRVARDTLTRSAASGEAPAVIIEREGLNAGLSENELQGAIEAVLAANPDKVEAYRSGRTALMGFFTGQVMRATGGKADPKQVAAGLTHALNGK
- the trxA gene encoding thioredoxin, with the translated sequence MSHVLQCTQCQAKNRVQAVPGGAVPVCARCGAALPWLHDGTDDSFAQDIQAGVPVLVDFWAPWCGPCRVVGPMLEQIARERPGQVRIVKVNVDDNPQTPSQFQVQGIPTMIIFRNGQPVDRVVGAAGKAAIEARLFPS